The following is a genomic window from Actinomycetes bacterium.
CGGGCCAGAGCCGATCCGGGTGGCGTTCGCCCGGTTCCCCACCCTGGCCCGCACGCTCGGCACCGTGGCAGCGCTCGAGGTCGTCAAGGAGGAGCTCGCCCACCCCACCTCCGACCGCGTGATCGAGGTGCTGATCCTGGCCCAGCGGCGCGGCGGCCAGGTGGTCACGAGCATCCTCGAGGAGCTGACCGACGCGACCACCGACGACCTCAACCTCCAGGAGGAGATCAAGACCAACGCGCTCGAGGGCAAGCTCAACGCCCGCATCGTGTTCGTGCTCCCCTGGTTCGTGCTGCTCCTGCTGACCACCCGCGGTGGTCCGTTCCAGGACTTCTACCGGTCCCCCGCCGGCCTCGTAGTGGTGGTGGCTGCTGCGGCCTGGAGCCTGGTCGGGCTCTGGCTGGTCGGCAAGCTGTCGCGGATGCGGGGCGAGCAGCGGGTGTTCGGGTCCGCCTCCGCCGCAACCCCCGACCAGGCTGGGAGGCGGTGACGCCGTGCTGAACGGGGTCTTGGACGGCCGGGTGGTGCTGGCCGCGCTGCTCACCGGCTCCGTCGTGGCCCGGGTGGTGGCCCTGATCGTGCGGCCCCCGGCCCGGCTCGCCCCGCGCGTGCGTCCGTACACGATCGCGAGCCGGACCGAGCTGGGCGGCAGCGCCGACGTGCTGGCCCTGGCCGACCCGGGCACCACCTTCCGCGACTCGACCCTGGTGCGGCTGTTCGAACCGCTCGTGCGCCGGCTCGTCGAGCTGATGGGCGGCGTGCTCGACCGGGGCGGTGACGAGCGGCTGCTGCTGCGCCTGCGCCAGGCCGGGGCCCTCATGGACGTTCCCGAGGGGCGCCGGGCCATCCAGTATCGCGTCCAGCTCCTCACCTCGGCCGCCCTCTACACCACCCTCGGGCTCGTGGTCGGGCTGGCCGTCTGGCACTCGGCCGCGCCCATGCTCCTGATGGGCCTGCTCGGGCTCGTGCTCGGGCTGGCCAGGCCCCGCGGGCGCCTGGACCGGATCATCGCCCGCCGGCGCGAGCAGATGCGGGTCGAGCTGTACACGATCAACCATCTCCTGGCCATGAACGTCCGGGTCGGCGGCGGGGTCATCCAGGCCCTGCAGCGGGTGGTCGAACGCGGCCGAGGCTCGGTGGTGGAGGAGCTGGCCGAGGTGCTGCGGGCCCACCGCAGCGGCGTGCGCATCAGCGCGGCCCTGACCCGGGCCGCCGTGCAGACCCCGGAGCCGCACGCGGCCCGGACCTACCGGATCCTGGCCACCAGCGCCGAGCACGGCTCCGACCTGGCCAAGGGGCTGATGGACATGAGCCGCGACCTGCGCAGCCAGCGGCGCGAGGACCTGCGCCGGATGGCGACCAGGCAGCGGGCGGCCGTGATCGTCCCGATCGTGGTGATCCTCGCGCCGATCCTGCTCGTGTTCGTGGCCGCGCCGCTGCCGTCGATCATCTTCGGCGGGCTGGGGGGGCG
Proteins encoded in this region:
- a CDS encoding type II secretion system F family protein, with product MRLAAALVAGVFAYLAAGLLLGVSPIRRLGARPAPARRVSARQLWLNQAGVRLTPRQFYLGSLGVGLGAFVLLGSIASTPVVALIPAVALGSLPGAFFARQRATRLRTVQLAWPDAIRELIGSISAGMSLERALIGLATGGPEPIRVAFARFPTLARTLGTVAALEVVKEELAHPTSDRVIEVLILAQRRGGQVVTSILEELTDATTDDLNLQEEIKTNALEGKLNARIVFVLPWFVLLLLTTRGGPFQDFYRSPAGLVVVVAAAAWSLVGLWLVGKLSRMRGEQRVFGSASAATPDQAGRR
- a CDS encoding type II secretion system F family protein, yielding MLNGVLDGRVVLAALLTGSVVARVVALIVRPPARLAPRVRPYTIASRTELGGSADVLALADPGTTFRDSTLVRLFEPLVRRLVELMGGVLDRGGDERLLLRLRQAGALMDVPEGRRAIQYRVQLLTSAALYTTLGLVVGLAVWHSAAPMLLMGLLGLVLGLARPRGRLDRIIARRREQMRVELYTINHLLAMNVRVGGGVIQALQRVVERGRGSVVEELAEVLRAHRSGVRISAALTRAAVQTPEPHAARTYRILATSAEHGSDLAKGLMDMSRDLRSQRREDLRRMATRQRAAVIVPIVVILAPILLVFVAAPLPSIIFGGLGGR